A portion of the Corynebacterium ammoniagenes DSM 20306 genome contains these proteins:
- the gcvH gene encoding glycine cleavage system protein GcvH, translating into MANLPAEFTYSEDHEWINAAQDAIVGNTVRIGITSVAADRLGEVVFAELPAVGDTVTAGETCGEVESTKSVSDLYSPVTGTVKTVNEAVHDDYELINNDPFGEGWLFEVEVEELGEVMTADEYAKENGI; encoded by the coding sequence ATGGCTAACCTACCTGCAGAATTTACTTACTCCGAAGACCATGAGTGGATTAACGCCGCTCAGGACGCCATCGTTGGCAATACCGTTCGCATTGGTATCACCTCCGTCGCAGCAGACCGCCTCGGTGAGGTTGTCTTTGCTGAACTGCCTGCTGTGGGCGACACCGTCACTGCCGGTGAGACCTGTGGTGAGGTTGAGTCCACCAAGTCCGTATCTGACTTGTACTCCCCTGTCACCGGCACGGTTAAGACCGTCAACGAAGCTGTCCACGATGACTATGAGCTGATCAACAACGATCCTTTCGGTGAAGGTTGGCTGTTTGAAGTAGAAGTTGAAGAACTCGGCGAAGTGATGACCGCTGATGAATACGCGAAAGAAAACGGCATCTAA
- a CDS encoding FAD-dependent oxidoreductase — protein sequence MDFTATVAVIGAGQAGLSAAYHLARRGFVSALDASSTAADSRSDAADSDSSGSDTSGTFIVFDAEESAGGAWRHRQESLTMATVNGIFDLPGMEQSQIKKTTPAREAVPDYFTAYEAKMDLPIIRPVTVASVDSVSQEDGGYVIKVAADNPTGGTPSDYAGTTWRVEAVINATGTWNNPVKPDYPGLDTFQGRQLHSKDYVHMNDFTGQRVAVVGGGISAIQQLAEVSDVAKETFWYTRTKPFFRASFTAEEGGRQTIEQVTEHTEAGNAPRSIVSYTGLIFNHDAKKAYDNGALNRRPMFQGLYEDGVIEEDGTRAELDTIIWAIGFRPSLSHLEPLNLYNDKGGINIKGTEVIDKPNLHLIGYGPSQSTVGANRAGRDAVLSIIRSHKKTRA from the coding sequence ATGGACTTCACAGCAACTGTCGCGGTTATTGGTGCCGGTCAGGCCGGCCTTTCAGCCGCATATCACCTGGCTCGGCGCGGCTTCGTCAGTGCGCTCGATGCTTCCTCCACTGCCGCTGATTCCCGCTCCGATGCCGCCGACTCGGACTCCTCCGGCTCGGACACCTCCGGCACGTTCATCGTCTTCGATGCCGAAGAATCCGCCGGCGGCGCGTGGCGCCACCGACAGGAATCATTAACCATGGCCACGGTCAACGGAATCTTTGACCTGCCGGGCATGGAGCAATCCCAGATTAAAAAGACCACGCCTGCGCGCGAGGCGGTGCCAGACTATTTCACCGCCTATGAGGCCAAGATGGATCTGCCCATCATCCGGCCCGTCACGGTTGCCAGCGTCGACAGCGTCAGCCAGGAAGACGGTGGCTACGTCATTAAGGTTGCCGCGGACAATCCCACCGGCGGGACACCTTCTGACTACGCCGGGACCACCTGGCGGGTCGAGGCGGTTATCAACGCCACCGGCACGTGGAATAACCCCGTCAAGCCGGATTATCCAGGGTTAGACACATTTCAGGGACGGCAGTTGCATTCCAAAGACTATGTCCACATGAATGACTTCACCGGCCAGCGCGTCGCCGTCGTCGGCGGCGGCATCTCCGCCATCCAGCAATTAGCGGAAGTCTCCGATGTAGCCAAGGAAACTTTTTGGTACACCCGTACCAAACCCTTTTTCCGCGCGTCGTTTACCGCCGAAGAAGGCGGGCGTCAAACCATTGAACAAGTCACTGAGCACACCGAGGCGGGCAATGCACCGCGCTCAATCGTCTCGTATACGGGTCTAATCTTTAACCACGATGCCAAAAAGGCTTATGACAATGGGGCGTTAAATCGCCGGCCTATGTTTCAAGGCTTATACGAAGACGGTGTGATTGAAGAAGATGGCACCCGGGCAGAACTCGATACCATCATTTGGGCCATCGGCTTTCGCCCGAGTCTTTCGCACCTGGAACCGCTCAACCTGTACAACGACAAGGGTGGGATCAACATTAAGGGTACGGAGGTCATCGACAAGCCAAATCTGCATCTTATTGGTTATGGCCCTTCCCAATCCACCGTGGGGGCTAACCGCGCGGGCCGGGACGCTGTCCTCAGCATTATCCGCTCGCACAAGAAGACTCGGGCGTAA
- a CDS encoding antibiotic biosynthesis monooxygenase family protein yields the protein MSVIKINAIEIPEGQGPELEARFAARKHSVDDAPGFKGFQMLRPTKGEDRYFIITEWETEEDFQQWLSQRRPSHESTGRQPVATGSALLEFEVVNLDEIEPAPPAQ from the coding sequence ATGTCTGTTATCAAGATCAACGCCATTGAGATTCCCGAAGGCCAAGGCCCAGAGCTCGAGGCGCGATTTGCCGCCCGCAAGCATTCGGTCGATGATGCACCGGGATTTAAGGGCTTTCAGATGCTGCGCCCTACCAAAGGCGAAGACCGCTACTTCATCATCACTGAGTGGGAGACGGAAGAAGACTTTCAGCAGTGGCTCTCTCAGCGTCGTCCATCGCATGAGTCAACCGGCCGACAGCCTGTTGCCACCGGCTCCGCTCTATTGGAGTTTGAAGTAGTCAACCTGGATGAGATCGAGCCCGCCCCACCGGCACAATAA